The Arachis duranensis cultivar V14167 chromosome 9, aradu.V14167.gnm2.J7QH, whole genome shotgun sequence genomic sequence atgagatattttagttagcagcattcaggtaaataaaatacaccaaCTTATTATGATTACTCACCAAAATTTCCTCTCTCTCTGCATTCATTCTTTCCACCAACTGCTCCTTAGTCCAGTTGGCAATCCATGGCTTTGGTGGTCTTTCAACCCTGTTCTtgcctttgttttttgaaagatgAAAGTAGATTATCATCAGGGCGAAGAGGCAGCCATTAattgccttcttcttcttctcctggtAGTCTGTGATGCCCTTGACCATGAAggtcaaaacatgccccccCAGTTTCTCTCCGATATGCCGTCCATCTTAAAAATTGGGGCCATGTGCACGGGCGATATTTTGTTTATCGTCGTTGGCAAAAGGAACACCATCTGTATGTAGAGGATGAATATCCTCTTGAACATCAGGCGTTCCTCTTCGTTGCCAACGCCGATTTCCATCATTTCATCGGTAAGACTTTTGAGGGTCTTACCCTGGAATcttctataaattattttgtcatcatcagaaagtttcttatagtcaactttctcaggaaatagatctcctacaaaaaggaaGACAACAAAGTATCCAAGTCAgttcaaatacacccaagcatcaacttaaataCACCCAAGTAACAACTTAATATACACCTATAATTTTAAGCAACAACTTAATATATACCTATAATGTTAAGCTAGTTACCTGTTGCATTGATGCCAAGCGCATGacctatgttttttttttttgttatttggaaAGAACCATATCCTGTCTTCAGTCTGTTCTCCACAAGTTTGAAGTTGTTTGCCAGCTCCCTTAAGAGTTGGTGATCCACCCTTAGTGGTGGGATGTGCATCAACCCACCGAATCCAAGATCCCTCACAATCGCCTTCTTCTCCTCAGTCATGTTTCTGAACTTATCATTCAGGAGATGTGTGGCACATTTAAGGTCTTTAGTTTGGTTTCTTGCTGCCATTTTCTCTGAAacgaaaaatacacccaaagatatcagtaagatacacccatatatatgagtcagatacacccattaataacaataagatacacccattgataacagtaagatacactcatatatatgagtcagatacacccaaagatatcagCAAGATACATCCATTGataacagtaagatacacccatagatattattcagatacatccatatagatattagtcagatatcactcaaccATGCTTCAATATCAAGCCACATTACAAGGTTAAGCAGTATACACCCCCCAATCTACAGAATAAACCCCcaaaaatcaacaacaatagCAGGAGAACTTAGAACAACAACGTAGAACGACGTAGAACTTAGAACAGTGTAACAAAAaagcaagaataataataaaccctagaagaacgacgtagaagaaaagtaaaatatacaggAATCTTAATGAACTTACGTTGAGTATTGTTGCTTTGTTTTCTCTTCAGATTCTTCACGGAGAGTTTGATAGTGTTTTGATGGAGGTTTCGAACAAcgatttgtatattttgaacttTGATTTTTGCTCGAAAATGGGAGGGTTTCCTTGTTTTCAAAGCGCTttgagaagtg encodes the following:
- the LOC127741527 gene encoding uncharacterized protein LOC127741527: MTEEKKAIVRDLGFGGLMHIPPLRVDHQLLRELANNFKLVENRLKTGYGSFQITKKKNIGHALGINATGDLFPEKVDYKKLSDDDKIIYRRFQGKTLKSLTDEMMEIGVGNEEERLMFKRIFILYIQMVFLLPTTINKISPVHMAPIFKMDGISERNWGGMF